The DNA window CGGATGCAAAAATGAATGAAGTTTTTGTAGATGAAAAATACGGATCTTATCTCAGGAATATTGAAGGGATGATTGAGCATTGCTATTATCATCTGGGACAGGTGACTTTGATCAGGAAGTTATTGAATGAATAATTATTACAAGTAGTGGATAATAAGAATACTTTTCTAAGCTTTATAGAGATTTCCTGTCCAGGCGTCTTATTTTAATTACTTATCTTTAGAAAAAATTAAAATTTTAAATGAAAAAGACGGTTACAATCCTTTTTGCGTTTATTATTGCTCAGTTTCAGGCCCAGCAGGGACCTTATTATCAGCAGACGGCAAAGTACACCATGGATATTGATGTAAATGCTGAAAAATTCACCTATCAGGGTAAACAGACCCTGGAATACACTAATAATTCTCCGGACGAACTTAAGGTCGTCTATTTCCATCTGTACTGGAATGCATTCAGGCCGAATTCAATGATGGACCAGAGGGTTGCCGGGCAGGGCAAAAACGGGGATTCAAGATTGCAGAAGGACGGTATTTCAAGGCTGGCTTCCATTCCGAAAGACCAGGAAGGAGCTCAGAATATCCACTGGATCAAACAGAACGGCAGGGAGCTGAAGTTTGAAATTCAGGAAACCATTATGAAAGTTTACCTTGCGGAACCCATCAGGCCGAAATCATCCGCTACATTTACCATGGACTGGGATGCGGTAATCCCGCAGCAGATCCGGAGGAGCGGAAGGAATAACAGGGAAGGCGTTGATATAACCATGACCCAATGGTACCCTAAGATCGCAGAATACGATTATGATGGTTGGGCAACATTTGATTATATCGGAAGAGAATTCCATGCCCCGTTTTCAGATTTTGATGTGACCATTAAGATCAATAAAGATTATGTCATCGGAGCAGGAGGGATTCTTGAAAACCCTTCTGAAGTAAAAGGATACGAGGCCGGTGCTAAAATCAAAGCCGAAAAGAATAAAGCAACCTGGAAGTGGACGGCAAAAAATATCCTGGACTTTGCCTGGGCGGCCGACCGGGATTATATTGTAAAAAGTTTTGATGTTCCCCAGGGACCGAAAGTCTTTCTGGTTTATCAGAACAACGATAAAACAAAAGTATGGGAACAGGCGCAGCCTTATATAACGAGATATTACCAGCTGATGAATGCCCGGTTCGGGAAATATGTATATCCGGCCTATGCCTTTATCCAGGGAGGTGACGGCGGAATGGAGTATGGCATGTGTACCATGATCCTGGGTGAGGCTAAGGATATCGAAGGATTGATGGGATTGATGGCTCATGAAGGAGCGCATTCCTGGTATCAGCAGATGCTCGCTACAAACGAATCTGTGCGTCCGTGGATGGATGAGGGCTTTACCAGTTATGCAGAAGATTATGTGATGAACCAGTTGTTTCCTCCTAAACAACCCCTTCCGAATCCGTTTGCCGATAAAGTCAATGCCTACAGGAATTTTGTTAAAAAAGGCATTGAAGAGCCGGCGGTGTGGCTGGGAGACCATCATGATAACGGAACAGCGTATACCTATGCGTCCTATATCAAAGGAGAATTGTACCTGGTTGAGCTCGGCTATATCATGGGAGAACAAAATCTGGCGGAAACGTTGAAGCAATATTACGATCAATGGGCTATGAAGCACCCTTCTGACCGGGATTTCCTGCATATTGCCCAAAAGGTTTCCGGAATGGACCTGAAATGGTTCCAGAACTACTGGATCAATACCACCAAAACCATTGATTACGGGATTAAGGATGTGAAATACGATGCAAAATCCACAACCATTACCCTGATCAATAACGGACAGGTTCCGATGCCGGTTGATTTCGGGATCATTACGAAGGACCGGAAGATGGTAACCTACCAGATTCCGGTGAACCTTACCCACACCTGGAAAGAAAAGGATATTTACGGAGATTTTAAGACGATGCCGTACTGGCCATGGACACAAAAGGAATATACTTTGACAATTCCTTACAGCAAAGATCAGCTTTCCGTCCTGGGAATTGATTTCAGCCAGAGGCTGGCCGATGTCAACATGGAAAATAATTTTGTGGAAGTACAGTAAAATGCTTCTGTAATTATATATGTAAAATCCCTGAAGAATTTATTCAGGGATTTTTTATTTAATACTGCCTGGCATAAGTCTTCTTTTCTGACAGGTATTCGGATTTTGATCCGTCACCTGTTCTGAACAGTGTTTTCAGGGTGTTTTTCTGTTTCGGTTTTGATGCATCCGGGAGAAAGCAGACAAAATGAAGGTGCGGTCCGTTGGTCCAGCCTGTATTCCCGCTGAGGGCGATCGGGTCTCCTTTTTTTACCTTATCACCAGCTTTTACTTTCACGCCGTTCTGCTTCAAATGGAAATACTGGGCGATTGTTCCGTCGGTATGCATGATGGAAACGTAATTGGCCTGGTTGGCGCAGCTGATGTTCGGGCAGCCGGTATTGCTGTCCTGTACGGCGTCAATCACAATGCCTTCCCTGGCGGCCATAATTTCCGTCCCTTCGGGCATCACAAAATCCAGTGAGTTTTCGTTCTGATGGGAGTATGTCCCGTTGTACCCCTGGTAAATATTAAATGATTTTCCTTTCCGGAAAGGAAGGTCATAGACGTATTCTGTATCATAGGTCTGTATGGTGGCATCTCCGGCTAATGTAAAGTAGTCCGGCATTTTCTTTAGTTTCCATCCTTTTTTCCTGTCAGTCACTACAAAAGATGCCACTTTATTCTTCATGGTATTCGGACGCAGGACCTGAATGGTTTTAAATGGATCTGCCATGCGTAAGTTTTCGAGTTCGGGCTGTCCTGTGAAGGCAACAGAAATGGGATAGGTTTCAATATTGTCTGCATAATAAAACACCGTATCCTTTTTGACTTCAAAATACATTTTGGCGGGTTTCTGGGAATACGCAATAAAGAACTGGCCCAAGAGAATCACAAAAAGAAGCTTTTTCATCATATCTGATAATCGTTTTTGCTAAACTAAAAGATTTTTCCTTAAACTGCAATGGCATTTTCGGGAAATTAATTTTACTTTTACCAAAGCATAGTTTTTAACATAGTATTGATGTTTCAGCAGTGTGCAGATACGGGAATATCAATAGAATTTTGAAACAAGATCAATGAATTCAATCGTAATCAACATAGGCAACAGCAATATCCGCTTCGGACTTTTTAACGGGGATAACTGTGATGTTTCGTGGGTGATCAATACCAAACCGTACCGGACGGCAGATGAACTTTATGTACAGATGCTGATGCTGTACCAGACATATAAAGTGGAACCGAAAGAGATCAGCAAAATCATTGTAGGCTCAGTGGTTCCGCAGCTGACTAAAGTCATGAGTTCGGCCATCCGGAAGATCCATGGGATGGTTCCTGTTATTGTAGACCGGACTACCCCTTCCGGTGTTCAGGCTAAATCCAAGCAGATGGGAACGGATATTTACGCCAATCTGGTCGCCGCGCATCACCTGTATCCGGACCGAAAGAAAATTGTCCTGGATTTCGGGACGGCCCTTACGGCAAGCTGTATCGCTGAAAGCGGGGAAACTTTAGGCGTGATCATTGCCCCGGGAATTGTTACCGCATTA is part of the Chryseobacterium camelliae genome and encodes:
- a CDS encoding M1 family metallopeptidase, which codes for MKKTVTILFAFIIAQFQAQQGPYYQQTAKYTMDIDVNAEKFTYQGKQTLEYTNNSPDELKVVYFHLYWNAFRPNSMMDQRVAGQGKNGDSRLQKDGISRLASIPKDQEGAQNIHWIKQNGRELKFEIQETIMKVYLAEPIRPKSSATFTMDWDAVIPQQIRRSGRNNREGVDITMTQWYPKIAEYDYDGWATFDYIGREFHAPFSDFDVTIKINKDYVIGAGGILENPSEVKGYEAGAKIKAEKNKATWKWTAKNILDFAWAADRDYIVKSFDVPQGPKVFLVYQNNDKTKVWEQAQPYITRYYQLMNARFGKYVYPAYAFIQGGDGGMEYGMCTMILGEAKDIEGLMGLMAHEGAHSWYQQMLATNESVRPWMDEGFTSYAEDYVMNQLFPPKQPLPNPFADKVNAYRNFVKKGIEEPAVWLGDHHDNGTAYTYASYIKGELYLVELGYIMGEQNLAETLKQYYDQWAMKHPSDRDFLHIAQKVSGMDLKWFQNYWINTTKTIDYGIKDVKYDAKSTTITLINNGQVPMPVDFGIITKDRKMVTYQIPVNLTHTWKEKDIYGDFKTMPYWPWTQKEYTLTIPYSKDQLSVLGIDFSQRLADVNMENNFVEVQ
- a CDS encoding M23 family metallopeptidase gives rise to the protein MMKKLLFVILLGQFFIAYSQKPAKMYFEVKKDTVFYYADNIETYPISVAFTGQPELENLRMADPFKTIQVLRPNTMKNKVASFVVTDRKKGWKLKKMPDYFTLAGDATIQTYDTEYVYDLPFRKGKSFNIYQGYNGTYSHQNENSLDFVMPEGTEIMAAREGIVIDAVQDSNTGCPNISCANQANYVSIMHTDGTIAQYFHLKQNGVKVKAGDKVKKGDPIALSGNTGWTNGPHLHFVCFLPDASKPKQKNTLKTLFRTGDGSKSEYLSEKKTYARQY
- a CDS encoding type III pantothenate kinase — encoded protein: MNSIVINIGNSNIRFGLFNGDNCDVSWVINTKPYRTADELYVQMLMLYQTYKVEPKEISKIIVGSVVPQLTKVMSSAIRKIHGMVPVIVDRTTPSGVQAKSKQMGTDIYANLVAAHHLYPDRKKIVLDFGTALTASCIAESGETLGVIIAPGIVTALNSLISHTAQLPEIELKKPKSVLGLDTVTCMQSGMVYGFLGMVEGFIDRINDEVKDDCFVVATGGVSHVYKPLTNKIHVMDRLHTLKGLYFLGKDL